In Robbsia sp. KACC 23696, a single window of DNA contains:
- a CDS encoding IS3 family transposase (programmed frameshift), with the protein MNKKSKFSPEVRERAVRLVREQRGEHSSMWAAVESIAPMIGCSSATLLAWVQREEVDSGERDGATSTERERVKALEREVKELRRANEILKLASGFFRPGGARPPAEVLRAFVDQHRDTFGVEPICKVLQMAPSAYWRHAARLRDPSQRPPRAVRDEMLSPEVKRVWEANRQVYGVPKVWKQLNREGITVARCTVQRLMKRHGLRGVMRGKRVRTTIPDQSAPCPLDRVNRHFKAERPNQLWVSDFTYVSTWQGWLYVAFVIDVFARRIVGWRVSSSMTTDFVLDALEQALYARQPSNDEKLVHHSDRGSQYLSIRYSERLSTAGIEPSVGSRGDSYDNALAETINGLYKAEVIHRRGSWKTRESVEVATLEWVAWFNHHRLMGPLGYIPPAEAEANYYRHGKINVAEAVLT; encoded by the exons ATGAACAAGAAATCGAAGTTTTCCCCGGAAGTGCGCGAGCGGGCCGTTCGCCTAGTTCGCGAACAGCGCGGCGAGCATTCATCGATGTGGGCGGCGGTCGAGTCGATTGCCCCCATGATCGGGTGTTCCAGCGCGACGTTACTTGCCTGGGTGCAGCGTGAAGAGGTCGACTCGGGCGAGCGTGACGGCGCGACGAGTACCGAGCGTGAGCGCGTAAAAGCGCTGGAGCGCGAGGTCAAGGAATTGCGCCGCGCCAACGAGATCTTGAAGCTCGCCAGCG GCTTTTTTCGCCCAGGCGGAGCTCGACCGCCGGCTGAAGTCCTAAGGGCGTTTGTCGATCAGCATCGCGACACGTTTGGGGTCGAGCCGATCTGCAAGGTTTTGCAGATGGCCCCGTCGGCTTACTGGCGCCATGCAGCGCGTTTGCGGGATCCTTCGCAACGCCCACCCCGCGCAGTACGCGACGAGATGCTCAGCCCAGAGGTAAAGCGGGTCTGGGAGGCTAACCGTCAGGTCTACGGCGTGCCGAAGGTCTGGAAGCAGCTCAATCGAGAAGGGATTACGGTCGCGCGCTGTACCGTGCAACGTCTAATGAAACGACACGGTCTGCGCGGTGTAATGCGAGGCAAACGCGTTCGCACGACGATACCCGATCAGAGCGCGCCGTGCCCCCTGGATCGCGTCAACCGCCATTTCAAGGCCGAACGTCCGAACCAGCTGTGGGTTTCGGATTTCACGTACGTGTCTACTTGGCAAGGGTGGCTGTACGTGGCATTCGTCATTGACGTCTTCGCGCGGCGGATTGTGGGATGGCGGGTAAGCTCTTCGATGACGACCGATTTCGTTTTGGATGCTTTAGAACAGGCACTTTACGCAAGGCAACCGTCAAACGATGAGAAATTGGTGCATCACTCGGATCGCGGATCTCAATATCTAAGCATTCGCTATAGCGAACGATTAAGTACTGCGGGCATTGAACCATCGGTTGGAAGTCGCGGCGATAGCTATGACAACGCGCTCGCTGAAACCATCAACGGATTGTACAAGGCAGAGGTGATTCACAGGCGCGGTTCGTGGAAAACGCGCGAATCGGTGGAAGTCGCAACGTTGGAATGGGTCGCTTGGTTCAACCATCATCGTCTGATGGGGCCACTCGGTTATATCCCTCCAGCCGAAGCTGAGGCAAACTACTACCGTCACGGCAAAATCAACGTCGCCGAGGCAGTATTAACTTAA
- a CDS encoding LysR family transcriptional regulator has translation MNDRFLALQLFVRVARSGSFSAVARETGYSQPSVSRIVHDLEKSIGASLLTRTTRAVTLTEVGSEYLARAESILSELEEADHAARGTGELRGLLRVAMSSSMASRIVLPRLARFTKPHPALRVEFILTDERQDLVTGAIDIAIRVGALADSIGAVARRLGAVQRVVVASPDYLQAAGVPKQPTDLRSHALIVGPSARTLEAWKFDRDGKSFSIRTEGNLVINGNEAVISAAVAGLGIASSGILAFRRELEQGTLVRVLPDWRMGSAEVNAILPAGRSSKPSARAFAQFMSTEFQDLLEDNTGPNRP, from the coding sequence ATGAATGATCGATTTCTCGCACTCCAACTGTTCGTTCGTGTTGCACGCTCTGGCAGTTTCTCTGCTGTAGCGCGCGAAACGGGATATTCGCAGCCTAGCGTGTCGCGCATCGTCCACGACTTGGAAAAGAGCATTGGCGCCTCATTACTTACTCGGACTACTCGCGCCGTTACCTTGACGGAGGTGGGCAGCGAATACCTTGCCCGCGCCGAATCAATTCTTTCCGAATTGGAGGAGGCAGATCATGCCGCGCGTGGCACTGGTGAGCTGCGCGGGCTTTTACGGGTCGCGATGTCTTCTTCTATGGCTTCACGCATCGTGTTGCCCCGTCTCGCACGCTTCACCAAACCACACCCCGCGCTGCGCGTGGAGTTCATCTTGACCGACGAACGACAAGACTTGGTTACTGGTGCCATTGACATTGCAATTCGAGTCGGGGCGCTCGCCGATTCAATTGGCGCTGTCGCACGGAGATTGGGAGCTGTGCAACGCGTTGTTGTAGCCTCCCCCGACTACCTTCAGGCTGCGGGAGTACCGAAGCAGCCTACCGACCTACGTTCGCACGCGCTCATCGTCGGCCCATCGGCGCGGACGCTAGAGGCGTGGAAGTTTGACAGGGACGGTAAGTCATTCTCGATTCGAACGGAGGGGAATCTCGTTATCAACGGCAATGAAGCTGTCATTTCCGCAGCGGTTGCGGGCTTAGGCATAGCGTCATCGGGAATCCTCGCATTCCGTCGCGAATTGGAACAAGGGACATTAGTCAGAGTGCTGCCTGATTGGAGGATGGGCTCGGCAGAAGTCAACGCCATTTTGCCCGCCGGTCGAAGTTCGAAACCCTCTGCGCGAGCATTTGCGCAGTTTATGTCCACCGAATTTCAAGATTTACTGGAGGACAACACTGGTCCCAATCGCCCGTAA
- the frc gene encoding formyl-CoA transferase, translating into MTLPLEGIKVVDFTGVQAGPSCTQMLAWFGADVLKIELPGKGDVTREQLRDIPGKDGLYFTMLNSNKRSLELNTKMPEGKAILTKILKESDIFVENFAPGALERMGFDWEHLHALNPRLIYGTVKGFPENSPYKDLKTYEDIAQCAGGAASTTGLVEGSPLISAAALGDSNTGMHLLIGILAALLHREKTGKGQKVYMSMQDAVLNLVRVKIRDQQRLERTGELTEYPQYPHKPFGDTVPRGENASGSGVPGWMFKCKHWETDSNDYVYIILQPWGWQDVCHAIGRPEWITDPKYATPDARIPHLVEIYGEIEKWTINKDKHEIVEIMRKLEIPCGPVLTTKELLHDQSLRENGSIVAVEHKERGTYYTVGCPPKFSGFTPTITGAPLLGEHNVEVLTALGYDMDAIATLKDQGVI; encoded by the coding sequence GTGACACTCCCTCTCGAAGGCATCAAGGTGGTGGACTTTACCGGTGTGCAGGCAGGCCCGTCTTGCACGCAGATGTTGGCGTGGTTCGGCGCCGACGTCTTGAAAATAGAGCTCCCCGGAAAAGGCGATGTGACGCGAGAGCAGCTTCGCGACATTCCTGGTAAGGATGGCCTTTACTTCACGATGCTCAATTCGAATAAGCGCTCGCTGGAGCTGAATACCAAAATGCCGGAAGGCAAGGCGATCCTGACGAAGATACTGAAGGAATCCGATATTTTCGTCGAGAATTTCGCGCCCGGTGCATTGGAAAGGATGGGATTCGATTGGGAACATCTCCATGCCCTTAACCCCCGCCTCATCTACGGGACGGTGAAGGGTTTCCCGGAAAACTCCCCCTATAAAGACCTGAAAACCTACGAAGACATCGCGCAATGTGCCGGCGGCGCCGCGTCCACCACCGGGCTCGTTGAAGGCAGTCCATTGATCTCCGCCGCTGCACTCGGTGACTCCAATACCGGCATGCATTTGCTGATCGGCATCCTCGCCGCCTTATTGCATCGTGAGAAAACCGGCAAGGGACAAAAAGTCTACATGTCGATGCAGGATGCGGTGCTCAATCTGGTCCGCGTCAAGATTCGCGACCAGCAACGCCTCGAACGCACCGGCGAGCTGACCGAATATCCGCAGTACCCGCACAAGCCCTTCGGGGACACGGTGCCGCGCGGCGAAAACGCGTCCGGGTCCGGCGTACCTGGCTGGATGTTCAAGTGCAAGCATTGGGAAACGGACTCGAACGACTACGTCTATATCATTCTGCAGCCATGGGGCTGGCAAGACGTTTGTCACGCCATCGGCAGACCGGAATGGATCACGGATCCCAAATATGCGACCCCCGATGCGCGTATTCCCCACTTGGTCGAAATTTACGGGGAAATCGAGAAGTGGACGATCAACAAAGACAAGCACGAGATTGTCGAGATCATGCGCAAGCTCGAGATTCCCTGCGGGCCCGTCCTCACCACGAAAGAACTGCTTCACGATCAATCGTTACGTGAAAACGGCTCTATCGTCGCGGTCGAACACAAGGAGCGCGGCACCTACTACACCGTCGGCTGCCCGCCCAAGTTCTCCGGCTTCACGCCGACGATCACCGGCGCACCGTTGCTCGGCGAGCATAACGTCGAGGTGCTGACAGCACTGGGCTATGACATGGACGCCATCGCGACGCTGAAGGACCAGGGCGTCATCTAA
- a CDS encoding alkene reductase translates to MTIPLQQTLLSSYPLGDLVLPNRIIMASLTRGRARNVGLIPTTLHVEYYRQRASAGLIMTEGIWVSRRAIGFINVPGLFTPEQVTGWRAVTDAVHNEGGRIYAQLAHSGAVSHPAFFNGALPSGPSAVNPRLQAYTPDGFQDTVTPRAMTLDDILHTIEDYVAAARNALAAGFDGIELHASMTYLLAEFLNSELNIRTDKYGGSVENRTRIVLEILDALISVWGAGRVGIKIAPGVRMGGFVATPETVPTFDYLVDKLNGLALSHLQIVRVAGSVIGTPLEALEDTITYYRARYTGTLIANCGLDADSGSELIASGTADLVSFGTPFIGNPDFVERMRHGATMTESRRELYYQGGAEGYIDYPVIGQSDGVRLSNSSVLA, encoded by the coding sequence ATGACTATCCCTTTACAACAAACGCTTCTTTCTTCCTACCCGCTGGGTGACCTCGTATTGCCAAACCGGATCATCATGGCCTCATTGACACGCGGGCGGGCGCGCAACGTGGGCCTGATCCCGACGACATTGCACGTCGAGTATTATCGGCAACGCGCGTCGGCAGGGTTGATCATGACAGAGGGAATATGGGTAAGCCGCCGGGCCATTGGTTTTATCAATGTACCGGGTCTATTCACGCCCGAACAAGTTACAGGGTGGCGTGCAGTCACAGACGCAGTCCATAATGAAGGGGGGCGGATTTATGCTCAACTCGCGCATTCTGGGGCTGTATCGCATCCGGCTTTCTTCAACGGTGCGTTACCTAGCGGGCCATCGGCAGTCAATCCACGGCTACAGGCATATACACCAGACGGATTCCAAGATACCGTCACGCCACGCGCAATGACGCTTGACGACATTCTGCACACCATTGAGGACTATGTCGCGGCAGCACGCAACGCGCTCGCCGCGGGGTTTGATGGCATTGAGCTGCACGCATCAATGACCTATTTATTGGCGGAGTTTCTCAACAGTGAGTTGAACATTCGAACCGACAAATACGGTGGCTCCGTCGAGAACCGCACCCGTATTGTTTTGGAAATCTTAGATGCGCTGATAAGCGTGTGGGGAGCCGGCCGAGTCGGAATCAAGATAGCACCCGGTGTACGGATGGGTGGTTTTGTCGCGACACCGGAGACCGTGCCGACGTTTGACTATTTAGTTGATAAGTTAAATGGGCTCGCGTTGTCGCACCTTCAGATCGTGCGGGTAGCAGGAAGTGTAATAGGAACGCCGCTTGAAGCATTAGAAGACACGATCACGTATTATCGCGCTCGTTACACAGGCACGCTTATCGCGAACTGCGGGCTAGACGCTGATTCCGGAAGCGAGCTCATCGCTTCTGGCACGGCCGATCTTGTATCTTTTGGGACCCCCTTTATCGGTAACCCAGACTTCGTTGAGCGCATGCGTCACGGGGCGACGATGACGGAGTCACGACGTGAGCTTTACTACCAGGGCGGTGCCGAAGGATATATCGATTATCCGGTTATTGGTCAATCGGATGGCGTTCGATTATCAAACTCTAGCGTCCTGGCATAA
- a CDS encoding LysR family transcriptional regulator codes for MEDYFAGIREFVCVANAGSFTAAATILGVTGSAVGKSVTRLETRLGVQLLHRTTRRIVLTTEGEAYLLSCRQVIEALEQQQLSLASGHAQPVGTLKIDLPTTFGRRHVMPTLLELALRHDRLNIAVSLRDRAVDMVSEGVDLAVRIGRLGDYPDLVARQLGNQRLRICAAPAYLRRKGSPQSPADLIKHDCLIGWYRAGRPIWNLTFPGGKIEEWEIKPRHEIPDGDALLNACVSGCGLAQLPNWLADTAIGSGSLIPVLNRAGF; via the coding sequence ATGGAAGATTATTTCGCAGGTATCCGGGAATTCGTTTGCGTGGCAAACGCGGGAAGCTTTACGGCGGCGGCGACCATACTTGGGGTGACAGGCTCCGCAGTCGGGAAATCGGTCACTCGCCTGGAGACTCGCCTGGGCGTTCAGTTGCTGCATCGGACTACCCGACGAATAGTTCTCACCACGGAGGGCGAAGCTTATCTGCTCAGTTGCAGGCAAGTCATAGAGGCCCTAGAGCAGCAACAGTTGTCTCTCGCCAGCGGTCATGCACAGCCAGTCGGTACCCTAAAGATTGACCTCCCTACGACCTTTGGGCGGCGGCATGTCATGCCGACGCTGCTGGAACTCGCTCTGCGGCACGATAGACTTAATATTGCGGTGAGTTTGCGTGATCGTGCTGTTGACATGGTCAGCGAAGGAGTGGATCTGGCCGTCCGCATTGGAAGACTTGGTGACTATCCCGACTTAGTCGCGCGTCAGCTAGGCAATCAGCGATTACGTATTTGCGCAGCACCCGCGTATCTGCGCCGCAAAGGCAGTCCCCAAAGCCCTGCCGATTTGATAAAGCACGATTGCCTCATTGGTTGGTATCGAGCCGGTCGCCCCATTTGGAACTTGACGTTTCCAGGAGGAAAAATAGAGGAGTGGGAGATCAAACCGCGACACGAAATACCGGATGGCGATGCACTTTTGAATGCATGTGTTTCGGGTTGCGGTCTTGCGCAACTACCCAACTGGCTCGCCGACACCGCAATTGGAAGTGGATCACTGATACCTGTTTTGAACCGAGCCGGATTTTGA
- the yfdE gene encoding CoA:oxalate CoA-transferase: MNTAANGLPDRPAGPLSDITVVDLTHVINGPFGTAILADMGARVIKVEPPDGDDTRRNGPYVDDKSLYFACVNRGKESIALNLKVDVDRALFLNMVARADVVVENFRPGVMDRLGFSFDTLRQINPRIIYATSSGFGHSGPLSRAPAYDTIIQGMSGLMDATGFNDGPATRVGTSISDIAAGLYLYAGIATALYDRERTGKGAHIDIAMFDATLAFLEHPFMAWAATGEAPPRIGNRHPSMTPFDTFDAKDRPFVLCCGNDHLFTLLCTTLEMPALLVDPRYASNVLRTNNHASLKASLQSTFRTRSAHEWIARLEEAGIPVGPLLDVAEAAALPQTQARKMVVSAGGLKMPGNPIKLASYPDSDTRPAAPELDQHGASLRREFGDRPTITPT, encoded by the coding sequence ATGAATACGGCCGCGAACGGATTGCCGGATCGGCCTGCCGGCCCGCTGTCGGACATCACAGTGGTGGATCTGACCCACGTCATCAATGGCCCCTTCGGCACCGCCATTCTGGCCGATATGGGTGCACGCGTCATCAAGGTCGAACCGCCAGACGGCGACGACACGCGGCGAAACGGCCCCTATGTCGACGACAAGTCGCTCTACTTCGCCTGCGTCAATCGCGGCAAGGAAAGCATCGCGCTGAACCTCAAAGTCGATGTCGATCGGGCGCTCTTTCTCAATATGGTCGCGCGTGCCGACGTCGTCGTCGAAAACTTTCGTCCTGGCGTCATGGATCGGCTCGGTTTCTCCTTCGACACGCTACGCCAGATCAACCCTCGTATCATCTACGCCACCTCTTCTGGCTTTGGTCATAGCGGTCCACTCAGCCGTGCGCCGGCCTACGACACGATCATCCAAGGGATGAGCGGATTGATGGACGCGACCGGCTTCAACGACGGACCCGCCACACGCGTCGGGACATCGATTTCCGATATCGCGGCCGGGCTCTATCTTTACGCGGGTATCGCCACCGCGCTTTACGATCGGGAGCGAACCGGTAAGGGCGCGCACATCGACATCGCGATGTTCGACGCCACGCTGGCCTTCCTCGAACATCCTTTCATGGCCTGGGCGGCGACCGGTGAGGCGCCGCCGCGCATCGGCAATCGCCATCCATCGATGACGCCGTTCGACACCTTCGATGCGAAGGACCGGCCCTTCGTACTCTGCTGTGGGAACGATCACCTTTTCACATTGCTCTGCACGACGCTCGAGATGCCTGCGCTGCTTGTCGATCCACGCTACGCAAGCAATGTTTTACGCACGAACAATCACGCATCGTTGAAAGCCAGCCTGCAGTCGACGTTTCGCACGCGATCTGCACACGAATGGATCGCCCGACTCGAAGAGGCGGGCATTCCCGTCGGACCGCTTCTCGATGTGGCCGAGGCCGCCGCCCTGCCCCAGACCCAGGCACGCAAGATGGTGGTATCCGCGGGCGGCCTGAAAATGCCGGGCAACCCGATCAAACTCGCCAGTTATCCAGACAGCGATACCCGACCGGCCGCGCCAGAACTGGATCAGCACGGTGCATCGTTACGGCGCGAGTTCGGAGATCGGCCGACGATCACGCCCACTTGA
- the oxc gene encoding oxalyl-CoA decarboxylase, whose product MTESTPSALTDAPLIDGFNLVVDALRRNKITEIYGVAGIPVTDLMRVAQEKGIRYFGFRHETSAGHAAAVSGYLKQWPGICMTVSAPGFLNGMVALANATTNGFPMILISGSSNRAIVDLQQGDYEELDQLQAAKPYAKAAYRIDRVEDIGIGVARAIRAALSGRPGGVYLDLPAALLPAQMPLAQGTASLIDVVDPAPARIPDGSAIDRALALLSSAKRPLVIIGKGASYARIESDLRTFLETTGIPFLPMSMAKGLLPDDHPQSAASARSKVLAEADVVLLAGARLNWLLGHGRAPQWAADGKLIQIDIEPTEIDSNRRIDAPVVGDLASSMRLLLKGLDTIPVKAPAAWCDAIETHKAANVAKMVKQLANRPVPMDFFAALGTVNTVLRDYPDIYLVAEGANTLDVGRNLITMSRPRRRLDVGTWGVMGIGMGFAVAAAVTQDAPVLAVVGDSAFGFSGMDIETICRYKLPVTVVVLNNGGIYRGDDVNRLDGQLPGVTTLSAMARYDRMIEAFGGTGYHVETVDALQRALREALSSGMPTLIDVSIDIHAGTESGHLKKLNPTSRATVPVASKA is encoded by the coding sequence ATGACAGAGTCCACGCCGAGCGCCCTGACGGACGCCCCTTTGATCGATGGTTTCAATCTGGTCGTCGATGCCCTGAGGCGCAACAAGATCACCGAGATCTACGGCGTGGCCGGCATTCCCGTCACGGACCTGATGCGTGTGGCGCAAGAAAAGGGCATCCGATACTTCGGCTTCAGACATGAAACCTCGGCGGGCCACGCAGCCGCCGTTTCCGGCTATTTGAAGCAATGGCCCGGCATCTGCATGACGGTGTCGGCACCCGGCTTCCTCAACGGCATGGTGGCGTTGGCCAACGCGACGACGAACGGCTTCCCGATGATTCTGATCTCGGGCTCGTCGAATCGCGCCATCGTCGACCTGCAACAGGGCGATTACGAGGAGCTCGATCAACTACAGGCGGCGAAGCCCTATGCCAAAGCCGCTTATCGTATCGACCGCGTCGAGGATATCGGCATCGGTGTCGCACGCGCGATCCGCGCCGCCTTGTCCGGGCGCCCGGGTGGCGTCTATCTCGATTTACCAGCCGCACTCCTGCCGGCACAGATGCCGCTCGCGCAAGGCACTGCATCGCTGATCGACGTCGTCGACCCCGCACCCGCCCGCATTCCCGACGGCAGCGCCATCGACCGTGCCCTGGCCTTGCTGTCCTCCGCCAAACGCCCCTTGGTCATCATCGGCAAAGGCGCGTCCTACGCGCGCATCGAAAGCGACTTGCGGACGTTTCTCGAAACGACTGGCATCCCCTTTCTGCCGATGTCGATGGCAAAAGGCTTATTGCCGGACGATCATCCCCAATCAGCCGCCAGCGCGCGGTCGAAAGTACTGGCCGAGGCGGACGTGGTGCTGCTGGCTGGCGCACGCCTGAACTGGTTGTTGGGCCATGGCCGCGCGCCCCAATGGGCTGCCGACGGCAAACTGATCCAGATCGATATCGAACCGACCGAGATCGACAGCAACCGCCGGATCGATGCTCCCGTCGTCGGCGATCTTGCCTCATCGATGCGCCTGCTCTTGAAGGGGCTCGACACGATCCCGGTAAAGGCACCCGCGGCATGGTGCGACGCCATCGAAACACATAAAGCGGCGAACGTCGCGAAGATGGTGAAGCAACTGGCGAATCGTCCTGTACCAATGGATTTCTTTGCCGCGCTCGGAACGGTCAATACGGTGCTGCGTGACTATCCCGATATCTATCTGGTGGCCGAAGGTGCGAACACACTGGATGTCGGTCGCAACCTCATCACGATGTCCCGTCCGCGCCGACGCCTGGACGTCGGTACCTGGGGGGTGATGGGCATCGGCATGGGTTTCGCCGTCGCCGCGGCCGTGACACAGGATGCGCCCGTGTTAGCGGTGGTCGGCGATAGCGCTTTTGGATTTTCCGGGATGGATATCGAGACGATCTGTCGCTACAAGCTGCCGGTGACGGTCGTGGTACTCAACAATGGCGGCATCTATCGCGGCGACGACGTCAACCGCCTGGATGGGCAGCTGCCCGGTGTGACTACGCTGTCCGCCATGGCACGCTATGACCGAATGATCGAAGCCTTCGGCGGAACCGGCTATCACGTCGAGACGGTGGACGCGCTGCAGCGCGCGCTGCGCGAAGCGCTTTCCAGTGGCATGCCGACACTGATCGACGTGTCGATCGATATTCATGCCGGCACCGAAAGCGGGCATTTGAAGAAACTGAATCCCACATCCCGCGCCACCGTGCCGGTCGCGAGCAAAGCATGA
- a CDS encoding YoaK family protein — translation MQTSVAAEPDTALHVSIRRVVMLTMVCGLVEVIGYTDAANIYPAIMTGNTVQLGSTLANAQWSRFGLLCYAIGAFFIGCFIASLIRRHLRRPPLELALMAVLLVGAGFVRTHAALRVMIELPMLALALGMQGETVSRFGAVSLQTLVVTNNMVKFSDAVVGRFLSRRASTEKRPDLAEVLLPGLAWLTYALAAALGALTAHWIAFPLLVPALLLVVITADLLHGPQS, via the coding sequence ATGCAAACCTCCGTTGCAGCCGAACCTGATACGGCATTACACGTCAGCATACGGCGGGTCGTCATGCTGACGATGGTGTGCGGCCTCGTCGAAGTCATCGGCTATACCGATGCCGCCAACATCTATCCAGCCATCATGACCGGCAATACGGTCCAATTGGGATCGACGCTCGCCAATGCGCAGTGGTCACGCTTCGGCCTGCTCTGCTATGCGATCGGCGCATTTTTTATCGGCTGCTTTATCGCCAGCCTCATTCGCCGCCATCTGCGACGGCCGCCGCTGGAGTTGGCCTTGATGGCCGTGCTGTTGGTGGGCGCCGGCTTCGTTCGAACGCATGCTGCACTCAGGGTCATGATAGAGCTGCCAATGCTGGCGTTGGCGCTTGGCATGCAGGGGGAAACGGTCAGTCGATTCGGCGCGGTGTCGTTACAGACGTTGGTGGTGACCAACAATATGGTCAAGTTCTCCGACGCCGTGGTCGGTCGTTTTCTATCGCGCCGCGCAAGCACTGAAAAGCGGCCCGATTTGGCCGAAGTCCTCTTGCCCGGGCTGGCATGGCTGACGTATGCGTTGGCCGCCGCCCTCGGTGCGCTCACCGCCCATTGGATCGCATTCCCGTTACTGGTCCCCGCACTGCTGCTGGTCGTGATCACCGCCGACCTTTTGCACGGGCCGCAGAGCTGA
- the adhP gene encoding alcohol dehydrogenase AdhP, which yields MSKTMKAAVVREFGAPLIIEERAVPEPGAGQILVKVAATGVCHTDLHAAEGDWPVKPNPPFIPGHEGVGYVAAIGAGVKHVKEGDRVGVPWLYTACGHCTHCLGGWETLCGEQQNTGYSVNGSFAEYVIADPNYVGHLPSNIGFIEISPILCAGVTVYKGIKVTDTQPGDWLAISGIGGLGHMAVQYAKAMGRNVVAVDIDDEKLTLAKALGADLVVNALHDDPAAYIKKEIGGAQGVLVTAVSPKAFQQAMGMVRRGGTVSLNGLPPGDFPLSIFDTVLNGITVRGSIVGTRLDLQEALDFAGDGKVSATVTTDRLENINEVFSRMRRGAIDGRVVLDFGDVAR from the coding sequence ATGTCGAAAACGATGAAAGCCGCGGTGGTACGGGAATTCGGTGCGCCATTGATCATCGAAGAGCGGGCCGTGCCCGAACCGGGCGCTGGTCAGATACTAGTGAAGGTGGCGGCTACCGGCGTCTGCCATACGGACTTGCATGCCGCGGAGGGAGACTGGCCGGTGAAGCCGAATCCGCCTTTTATTCCAGGACATGAAGGCGTCGGTTATGTGGCGGCAATCGGCGCCGGGGTCAAGCACGTCAAGGAAGGCGACCGCGTAGGCGTGCCCTGGCTTTACACGGCCTGCGGCCATTGCACACATTGCCTTGGCGGTTGGGAAACCTTGTGCGGAGAGCAACAGAATACGGGCTATTCGGTGAATGGCAGCTTTGCCGAATATGTCATCGCCGATCCCAACTACGTCGGGCATCTCCCTTCCAACATTGGATTTATCGAGATATCACCGATCCTCTGCGCCGGCGTGACCGTCTACAAAGGCATCAAAGTGACCGATACGCAGCCGGGAGACTGGCTCGCCATTTCCGGGATCGGCGGACTCGGGCACATGGCAGTGCAGTATGCGAAGGCGATGGGCCGCAACGTCGTCGCCGTCGATATAGACGACGAAAAATTGACGCTTGCAAAAGCCTTGGGGGCGGACCTGGTCGTCAATGCACTGCATGACGATCCCGCCGCTTATATCAAGAAAGAAATCGGTGGCGCACAGGGGGTGTTGGTGACTGCCGTTTCGCCAAAAGCCTTTCAACAAGCGATGGGCATGGTCCGCCGTGGCGGCACCGTGTCACTCAATGGCTTGCCGCCAGGAGACTTCCCGCTGTCGATTTTCGATACGGTCTTGAATGGCATTACCGTGCGCGGCTCCATCGTCGGCACGCGTCTGGACTTGCAGGAAGCACTCGATTTCGCCGGCGACGGCAAGGTTAGCGCTACCGTCACGACCGACCGCCTGGAAAACATCAACGAGGTCTTTTCTCGCATGCGACGCGGCGCCATCGACGGCCGGGTCGTGCTCGATTTCGGTGATGTCGCGCGATAA
- a CDS encoding TetR/AcrR family transcriptional regulator — MKPVPSEPLSPKAAEIAMHARALLAAGSYDSFSYADISERVGISKASIHHHFASKSELVRFVVAQYREEARQGMASIDQQIVEPLGGLNAYVDYWWKCLRDGTATFCICAMLAAELPLLPNEVADEVRGHFEDLIKWLASVLRRGVAIGQFHLTGTPAIEAKAFMAAVHGAMLSARAFDDAEAFRAITHLAIKKLTSAA; from the coding sequence ATGAAACCTGTTCCGAGCGAGCCTCTTTCTCCGAAGGCGGCCGAGATAGCCATGCACGCAAGAGCATTGCTTGCAGCGGGTAGCTACGACAGCTTCAGCTATGCCGATATTTCTGAGCGCGTCGGCATTAGTAAGGCCAGCATTCACCATCACTTCGCCAGTAAGTCGGAGTTGGTCAGATTCGTGGTTGCTCAGTATCGCGAGGAAGCCCGGCAAGGCATGGCATCGATAGATCAGCAGATCGTCGAGCCATTGGGCGGGCTCAACGCCTACGTCGATTATTGGTGGAAATGTCTTCGCGATGGCACGGCTACATTCTGCATTTGTGCGATGCTGGCTGCCGAATTACCCCTCCTTCCTAACGAGGTTGCAGATGAGGTGCGGGGACATTTCGAGGACTTGATCAAATGGCTCGCCTCCGTCCTAAGGAGAGGGGTTGCAATAGGTCAGTTTCACCTCACCGGAACGCCCGCGATCGAGGCAAAAGCATTTATGGCTGCAGTGCATGGGGCGATGCTAAGTGCCCGGGCGTTCGACGACGCGGAAGCTTTCCGAGCCATTACGCATCTCGCTATTAAAAAATTAACTTCTGCAGCTTGA